From the genome of Solanum lycopersicum chromosome 7, SLM_r2.1:
GCGAACACATGATCAACATATTATAGAATAATGCTGATTATGTTAGAAAAAAGTGTGTGATACTATTATACTTGATTGCAGTTGCCCTATAGTATAGCATTGGATAAGCTTATCATGTTTGTGAAAATACTTTCTAGCTTCTCATCTGTTGATTGTATTATGATGTAGTAAACAATAACATACCCCGTGTAATTTGTAGTTCTACAAGTGGGATCTTTGAAGGTTGAGATGTATGCACACCTTATCCTCGCTTCCCTACTTTTTAGCTAAGCCAGATGATGCCGTTTTCTCTATGACAGTAGGAGCAATAAACTGAATCTAGTAGAGCTTTGGTATTACCAGTTGATTTTCTAAACAAATTTAGAGCTTAATGTTGTGTAAAAACCATCAAGTGTTCCATGTTTCTACCAActtattacatttattttccTGTCATTGGTTTTCACCTTCAATAGCTAGAATTGTATGAATAGGTAATATTTTACCATCTCCCATAGTCTTAACATACTTGGAAACAGGCACCAAATGACCAAAAGCACAACAGATAGAAACAGCTTGACGAAGCTAATGAGCTTGCTGCATCTGACTCATTAAGCTCCATCAACCCAGACATAGACATTCAAATGGGTAAGAACGACACATAAAGAAAACTGCGGTTTCTTCAACATACTCATGATAATTACGCAAATGGGTAGCAAAAgttgtttcaaaaagaagaaacatCATATCCTCAGCAGGCAAAATGTTCCTAAATGAACCAACATTCTacaaaaagcaaaaaaagaaattacatagTTGATTGTCCAGTATTTCATATGCAATTCAGTCCCAACAAGGGAAGTGGAGGAAATGGGGGAAAAGTCATTGTAACATTTCATCATGGCAAAAATTGAGGACCACATAGCCCTtctttctttattcaaggcaatTCGGCACGTCAAATATTAGTGGGATCCTTCACCAACTTTCTGTCATAAGATGAAGCAAATCAGATCAGATATTAGATATGGAAAACATTATATTTGAAGAACAGTTTGAGAATAGTATTCTGTACAAGGTGAAATGTCTATATACTCTGTACACGTGACAAAATTGCTACGTTCAGTTAACTCAAATATACCTTTTTTCTTCACAAGGTAAGGTAAGATTTACCTAGCATATGTAGTAAAACCATATGATATGGTTGATCATTTGGTCTTCTATTATCATGTcattcttatttcataataatagaTACAGTATAATATTTCGTAGGCATTTTTAATATGGGCGTATAAGAGATAATGACATCGGAACATATGCTTTAACACTACCAGCAACagcaaaaaaattgaatgaagTTGCTAGCGTGAGAGGAATATACCTCTTCCTTCTCCTCTTTCTTTCCCTTTGTGAAGAGCTTATAACCTCCATAGAAGGCCAACCCCCAACCAGTAAGAGAGACGATCACAAACTACAAGGACCAGAGATGTGGTTACTGGAGACTAGAATTTCTATTTCCAAGTTACAAccaaaacaataaaatcaaattacacTAACAACAGTAAACAGTGTGAATTTTTATAGCAATTTGACAAATTCACTCATGTTATATCCACAGGTAACATTGCACCATATTTAAAAAACTTCAAGTCATCGAGAACTATAGATACGACTCCAAACCTTGGTGATTCACAATCAAAACTAGAAGCTGAAGTTGCCAAAAGTACATATTTTGTCAATCTAATCTATACTAATACGTACTTTGATGAGCCTATCCAAAACAGGCCCAACCATGGTAATAGATATGAAAGGAACCTACAAAAATGAGTAAAACTTTCTAGATATTGAACAGACATATGCTGGGGCCATAACTGCATATGATATGGAGTAAGTTCTGCAGTGGTCTAAAAGATAGAGTCAAACTTCATTGTGAAATAAGTAGTAGAGAGAAAATCATTTCCCACAATCACAGGTGAACTGTGAATACTCTCTATGCTCTTCTGGATCCCCAATTCAAAAGTGGCACTCCAATCCCCACTTTAACTTGTTGTCAACCATGTATCGGTGAAAATTAGAAGTACTGGTAATAGTTCTCTATCTGACATCTAGCATTCAAAGTTTCATAGCAAATTGCAGAAATTTCAAGTGAAGCAAGCTGATAATGTCAAAGCCAACAACCTAGAAAAGtcataataatttaaacatgTAGAAAATACATCACAAAGGTCTGAAAGACTCACATGCTCTTCTTTCCATTTAGACGGACTCATCGGATCCTGCCAAAAGTTCACCTTTGGAGGTCCATGATGGTCTgcattgaaaagaaaaaatactagTTATCATCTCACTTCATAGTACAACTTCATCTGAAATCAATTGTAAGTGGCATTCATATGCTTGCACTGTTGTTGTTTTTTCCCCAAGCTGAATGTTTGCACTGTTTTCTTAGTGGTAGAGCACAAAAAAAGCCAGGATTTTGATTACCTCTTCTACATAACCTTTTCCCCGCTTTCCAAGTCAAACTTGGAAGCAATATATAGAAAGATGGAGATGGTCGTAAGCCATTTAGGATGAAgaaaaaacaatacaaaatgTCTAATTTGCATATTGAATTAAGTAGAAAAAGTAAAGTAGAAATTTTATTGATAGGAAGTGCACAATTTTCTATCTTGCTAGATTGGACAAAAAGGTTTTTTGAGGTGTGTAACAAATGCAATGGAACTTTGGAAACTCCGGTTACCATAGAACATGCATTCTCTTTTACCAATTTTACAAGCTCAGCCCAGTAGTATAAAAACTTCAGCTTGCTCACTTTGTTTAAATCCAAATcagtaaaaacaaaaaagacaaCAGTACTTgagaaataaatgaaaaaaacacAGCAAATAGAGCAAAACATTTGTAACTGTTGATCATGTACAACAGTACCAAGTAACTATTATTATGCTCAATGAGATTAGTACATGACTTTTGCAGGCGAGCTTACATAGTCATAACTCAGCGCAAACAAAGAAAATGcataaaaacttttcaatttccaaaacaactaaaaaaaagaaaataaggaagACAAGTGCCTATATGAACTTCCAATGACTGTGAATCACAACATTATAAGCAAACACCATGGATATCTACTATTACTTTCACTCGCAGAAAGTAAATTTGCGAACGGattgaaatttcataaatttcagGAGAATTAGTTTAATTTACCACCACCACCGGCAAGGCCGCGCCGCTGGATAAGTAAAGCGCCTTGCTTCGTTGAGCTAACTGATTTAGAAGCTGAGAATCGAGATAGGTTCGCTGCTTGCCTCGCCGCCGCCGTCCACGCCGCCATCGTATCGTTCTGCCGTGAGAGTCTGCCGGACCGAGTGACCGAGCTCCTAGAAATGAGTAAGATGCAAGAAGAAGACAATGACCAAAAGACCCAAATGCCCTTTTCCGGTAGCTATTCAGCGTACTGGGCTTGGGCTGACCCGGCCCAAATCCTAATTATGAAGTTAGCATTTCGCTAAATATTTAACggagaataaaaataaatacgttagtaaactttaaaaataatattattttcaaaaagagaTTTTTGTTAACATAGCTATTAGACAGCTAACAACTAAATCACTAATCATAACACTATTTATACAGCTCATATAACTAAATGATTATGTTAGACCTAACCTATGTTTtgggtgcatttttatatcattttctcAACCTAAAACATCTTTATTCAAATTAGTTTGCACTCAACTGTCATAAGTCAGCTTCTAAACCATCAAAAACAGTAAAGTTAGTTAACTAAATCAATTAAGTTTGTCAAAGGATGACAATTGAGATGAATAACAAGTTTAACTCATAAAATCATGACATTATTTAATTcgtttcattttataatttttaattaatttaacataaaatcaaataatgtCACGTGAATTATGAACGGTGAACCTACTCTGAAAAATATTTACTCATGTTGGACCTACTTCCACTAATTCACACGGAAAACACAAAGGGAAATTcgcaaacaaataaataagtcaaaatcaACTAGGCACTGCTGCGATTCCTCCTCCTTCCTCATCCAGttgcatttttcttttgatagaTATTTACGCGTCGGAGAGGGGAGGAATCAGATCGGCGATTTTTATTTTCCGATAGCTTCTCTCTCCGTCGGTTAATTCGCTTAAACCCTTGCTATCGTCATCATGAATGAGAAGGCTAATGTTACTAAAGAGCTTAATGCGAAGCATAGAAAGGTATTTTTTGTTCCGATTCATGATTTCTCTTTTGAATTTCAGTTTATTGTGGTTGATCTAGTTAGATTTGATGATGTTTGGCTAGTGTTTGAGTTTGGTTGATACATCTTACATGGTTTTATCAGTTAATAGTTGAGATTTGGGGCTTATTGGATCCTTTTAACGCTTGTGTTCTTATTGAACTCCTATTCTAGTTTTATTCTGATAATTCGAGCAGTGAAATACTGATCTAGTTCAACTAGGTGCTTGGAATTATGATTTTGGATATACATTTTTTCgtaatagaagaagaaaaacaaatatttacacATTACGCACACAATTGGATTAAAAAAAGGATCTTTAAACTCATGTGCTACCTGAATAAGAGATTTTGAAGAACTGTGATAGGTCTTGAGACAGACAGTCTTGTTAAATTACTGAAAGCAAGCATCTTGCTTTGTACCTCAACTTTCCGTTATTATTAACAAAGATAATATATCTTAAAGCAAGCACCTTGGTTTAAGTTTGGTTGATGCATCTTATATGCTTTTATCAGTTAATATTTGAGATTTGGGGCTTATCAGGTCCTTTTGCTCCGTTTCCTAAAATTGAACTTCTATTGCTAGTTTTATTCGTGATAATTTGAGCACTGAAATGATAATCTGGTTTAAGCAGGTgcttgaaattataattttggaTGTTCATTTTTAcctaaatgaaaaagaaaaacagacaCTTACTTAGACAActggataaaagaaaaaaatgaaacggACACATGTAGATTTAGTTAGTGCAATTCCAAACATAGTCAGTTGTTAAATTACTTAAAGCAAGCACCTTGCTGTGTACCTTAACTCTCCACTACTATTAGTAATCTATCTTTATCTTGATAATTTGAATCACTTCTTTGCACATGACACCAAGAAAGTGTCAATATTCCGTAAGGGTTAGCACTGGCTGTCCAAATCTATCTGTACAAAGAGGAATCTCTTCTTTGTAAAGAGATCTCCTTTGCCTTTCCATCTCTGTCTTTCACTCCTTCAAAAGTTCTACTGTGCCTTCCTCGCCGGATAGTCAGGGAGTGTGTGTAGGTTTCTGTCTTCCATCACCTTCTTATTAGTCtcaaacatcccttagttgtaTATGATACATCCAAGAGACGGGTTTTAAGGATATACATCATTTCTTATTGTTACTAATTATTTAAGGACTTAAGGTGAAATTTGTTCATAGTACCATGGCACTATTGACATTTTATTCCTTTCTTAGCGCATTAAATTGATTCCAACATGCATATAGCTGGAATCAAGAACCTAAAGTTAAAGCCTTTCATCATTCGTCAACTTTTTTCCGGCTGAAATTACTAGTTAGAAGTGACTCTATCATTAGAGTTAATGAGTTATCCAGAGCTCTCTGATGGAGAGGtggaggaggaaagataatttCTTTATAAGTTAGAGGATGTATGAAAGCAACTTAAGCAAGCTCAATGGAAGCTTCCTCTTCATGAATTTAGAATTCTTAATTGCCAAAGCTGTATTAGAATTCTTGTAGGAAGAAAAGCAAAAGTTTCTTCTAATCCAAGCAAAACACTAATAACCACAACAAGAAAACCACAAGGATGATTATCATCGTTGCAGTTTTTGGTTCTATTATGATTTCTTCGTAGCTTACTTACTGGTGGTTTATGTGTGCATGCACATTCGAAGTAACTCATTGCTGTGCTTGTTGACAGATACTAGAAGGACTTCTTAAGTTGCCCGAGAACAGGGAATGTGCAGATTGCAAAGCCAAGTATGTATTAGGATGTATTTGAAACGTGACAAAGTGAAGCTCGGATGCGCTTGTTAATAGAGCATTGAATTGAACAGAATTGGCTTTATGTATTTGGAATCCTTGTATTTActgtatttttcttttgctcCAATGCAGGGGTCCTAGATGGGCAAGCGTGAACCTGGGAATATTTATATGCATGCAATGCTCTGGGATCCACAGAAGCCTAGGGGTGCACATATCAAAGGTGATATATCCCTTATCATAACCAAGATGTTCCACATATACTAAAAAATCTTAAATGGTGGTGGGCACTTGCAGTCAAAAGTTTTGTCACAATTGAGAAATTGCAATAGTAAAGGTTATGGTGAACTTTAGTGCTCCCTGTTGTTGCTGCTGTAGTAGTGCTGCTTCATATTCTTGACTGAGTTAAAATTCTGTGAACCACTAAGTACGACTGAAGACTCAAAACTCATTCCTTTTTCACCTGGGACACCCCTGATGAAtatatgttgattttttatCACAAGGATGAGGAACATTTCATATCTATTAGTTCATGACTCTACTACTGAAATTCAACGTATATCTACCTTCCTCTCTTATTGCATTGTCTTCTGATTGGAGGAATAGTTGTTATGTACTTCGGTTGGAAAATCACTCTTCATTTCCTTATCTTTGTGTTTTATGACTATGATACAGGAATAATTTCTAACATCTACCCAATctcatccttttttttttttacaaacatGTTATGCACATATGTCGACTGAATGGAGTCATTCAACTATTACCCACTATCGTTAAGATGAAGAAAGTCTGTGAAACTTTTTGCCATTCCATCCCGGGGGAGGGGGAGGGAGATTTACTGACAACTGCTAGCATTAGGAAAATCCATGGTCGTTATATTTATTGCGCACTTTTTGTCAATGTGTGGTTGTTAAGTATCTCCTGACTTGGACATGTGACAGAATTTCTCTCATCTTCCTTCAACCTTGGCTAGTTTTTTTCCCTTCTATTTTTAAATGGTTGTATTTTACTGGCTCATTGTAGTTTGAATCTACTTCTGTTTCGCCTCTCATTTTTAGTTGAACTCATGAGGTTCTTATTTCCATAGAAGATACGTCTTTTGTAGAACACTATACTTTTTGTATGTTCTCTTACTATTTGTTATGTCACTTGTACATGGGATATAATCCCACATCTTTTAcatagtcaaaaaaaatatctatattttagAAGAATGACTCATTTTACTCTTGAGCGATTGTTAATTGTTCCATTTTTTGGTTTTGTTCTCTGATTCTCTGAAATTGCAGGTCAGATCAGCTACACTAGACACATGGCTTCCTGAACAAGTTGCATTTATCCATTGTAAGGTTTCTGTTTCTGATACTTATCACTGTTTCGATTTCGATCTGATAGATAATTATTTATTACCCTTCTTTTTCTCTTTGGGTTGATATAGCAATGGGAAATGAGAGGTCAAATAGTTTTTGGGAAGCAGAGCTGCCTCCAAATTATGATAGAGTTGGTATTGAGAATTTCATCCGAGCAAAGTACGTGCTTACTAATTCTCTAACAATTAGTACCTTTATGCAGTCTTCTTTCACTCAATCTAGTATTTGATGCTTATTCAAGACATTTCCTGTGTTTTGATAAGATATGAAGAGAAGAGGTGGGTCCCTAAGGATGGGATTCAAAAATCACCTTCCAGGGTTCAAGAAGAGAGGGCTTCGGTGCAATGGCAACAAAACAATGATAGAAGTGGGCGTATACATGCAGCTAGCTCAGGATGTGCATCTGACGAGAGGAAAAATATTCAAGCCTCGAAAGTGAAGCAAGATGTACCTGCTGCTAGAGTCAGTATACCAGTGCCTCCTAGAGGACCAGAGCATGTATGTTAAACTTATTCGTCAAACTGTTTTTGTCCATGCTACTTTCCCTTCCAGGTGTAGTATTATTGTTTCAATGTTCTATTTTGAATGAAATCTTATTCTTTTGCTGGTTATCTACCCGACTTGCCTATGTATGTGAGCTGATTGGGCCGTTAGCTCTTGAGTTATTGGTTCACtgtaaggggtcgtttggtagagtgtattaaTATAATGCAAAATAGAGTGTATTAGTAATGCTTGCATTAGCAATTCAGTATTAGT
Proteins encoded in this window:
- the LOC101244601 gene encoding uncharacterized protein, with translation MAAWTAAARQAANLSRFSASKSVSSTKQGALLIQRRGLAGGGDHHGPPKVNFWQDPMSPSKWKEEHFVIVSLTGWGLAFYGGYKLFTKGKKEEKEEKVGEGSH